One window from the genome of Pseudobdellovibrionaceae bacterium encodes:
- a CDS encoding TIGR02147 family protein produces the protein MNIFKYIRYQEVIEKSVKMRKKIDPKFTFRHLSQKTGIQNTYLTNVIKGRSELNPDQMFLIAKELNFNTEEQEYMLLLLDYSRCYIKDRKELLLQKIQNIQAEHLDISKHLDATTENPEANNYAAEYFLDPLCCIIHLYFEIPKYANNPSLIQAQLGIPKEKFDEVIKLLIEMKALEYSRGQLHYKEHNYHLNKESHLNQTAQILMKIKSIEQLEKLGAKKANIFSATFSANEEIRTLINDEFLKFLKKTEKLVKEAKSEKVYQLNFDLFPWHID, from the coding sequence TTGAATATTTTCAAATACATAAGATACCAAGAGGTCATTGAAAAAAGTGTGAAGATGCGTAAGAAGATTGACCCCAAGTTCACATTTCGCCATCTTTCGCAAAAAACGGGCATCCAAAACACCTATTTGACCAATGTCATCAAGGGCCGATCAGAGCTAAATCCAGATCAAATGTTTCTCATTGCCAAGGAGTTGAACTTTAATACTGAAGAGCAAGAGTATATGCTCTTACTCCTAGATTACAGTCGATGCTACATCAAAGACCGTAAAGAACTCCTATTGCAGAAGATCCAAAATATTCAGGCGGAGCATCTAGATATTTCTAAGCATCTTGATGCGACCACAGAGAATCCTGAAGCCAATAATTATGCGGCAGAATATTTTTTAGATCCACTCTGCTGTATCATTCATTTGTACTTTGAAATTCCAAAGTACGCGAATAATCCAAGTCTTATTCAAGCCCAGTTGGGAATACCCAAAGAGAAGTTTGACGAGGTGATCAAGCTGTTGATTGAAATGAAAGCCTTAGAATATTCAAGAGGGCAGCTTCATTATAAAGAACACAATTACCATTTGAACAAGGAATCACATTTAAATCAGACGGCACAGATTCTTATGAAGATCAAAAGCATTGAGCAGCTAGAGAAGCTGGGGGCCAAAAAGGCCAATATTTTTAGTGCTACATTTTCTGCAAACGAAGAGATTCGAACGCTGATTAACGATGAGTTTTTAAAATTTTTAAAGAAAACAGAAAAGTTAGTCAAAGAGGCCAAATCCGAGAAAGTCTATCAGCTTAATTTTGATCTCTTCCCATGGCATATTGATTAA
- a CDS encoding DUF2520 domain-containing protein produces MDSEYTLGVSIGQGRISPHIPYLMGFLSSHFANLNREQFKIFLSHASKCKTLETLTEVLHDLNETNKNLSIKNIIFYLSVQDREILNVYHPLKDVLSSVSDCRISYVHFSGSFYHPEIVGIHPLMTFTKEIKYPQHIYEDLPLKCDHQDWVRSHSSRLEYIPPEDKPLYHALCVMLGNFPQLLIDLISKKMPEKFDIQDFKYLISYSIQNVLEMGSKGLTGPHIRKDIETITKNLKSLEGTELKSVYTEMSEMFLKEASHA; encoded by the coding sequence ATGGATTCTGAATACACTCTGGGGGTCAGTATTGGCCAAGGCCGAATATCTCCCCACATTCCCTATCTGATGGGATTTCTTTCCTCTCATTTCGCGAATCTTAATCGTGAGCAGTTTAAAATTTTTTTAAGTCATGCTTCGAAGTGCAAGACTTTAGAGACCTTGACAGAAGTCCTTCACGATCTAAATGAGACAAATAAAAATCTATCTATTAAAAATATTATTTTTTATTTGTCAGTGCAGGACAGAGAAATTCTTAATGTCTACCATCCACTCAAAGACGTGCTCTCGTCTGTGTCAGATTGTCGCATTTCGTATGTGCATTTTTCTGGATCATTTTATCATCCAGAGATCGTTGGAATCCATCCTTTGATGACTTTTACAAAAGAGATAAAATATCCTCAGCATATTTATGAAGATTTACCTTTAAAGTGTGATCATCAAGATTGGGTCAGATCCCATTCTAGTCGGTTGGAGTACATCCCCCCTGAGGATAAACCCTTATACCATGCTTTGTGTGTGATGCTGGGGAACTTCCCTCAACTTCTAATTGATTTGATTTCCAAAAAAATGCCAGAGAAATTTGACATTCAGGATTTTAAGTATCTGATCAGTTATTCCATACAAAATGTTCTTGAAATGGGCTCTAAGGGTTTAACGGGTCCACACATCAGAAAAGATATAGAAACCATAACAAAAAATTTAAAATCTTTAGAAGGAACAGAACTGAAAAGTGTTTATACTGAAATGTCAGAAATGTTTCTTAAGGAGGCGTCCCATGCTTAG
- the panB gene encoding 3-methyl-2-oxobutanoate hydroxymethyltransferase — MLSPQKWIESKQKKNKITMVTCYDYSFAKILNQTDVDALLIGDSSEMVIYGQAHTLGSDANKLATLTSAVRLGAPDKFIVTDVPFGLMQAEDGEFFRAIKAFMQSGANAIKIEGVSTYEERFAKLNAMGVPVMGHLGLTPQHIQQFGGFKVQGKTEESRKKIVEQAIKLERIGAFAMVLECVPSELARVISAEVAIPTIGIGAGKDVDGQVLVLQDLLGFNPDFKPKFVRHYLNGFQIVSEAINSYVNDVKEVNFPSEVESYEL; from the coding sequence ATGCTTAGTCCTCAAAAGTGGATTGAGAGTAAACAAAAGAAGAACAAGATCACGATGGTGACCTGTTATGACTATTCATTTGCCAAGATTTTAAATCAGACAGATGTGGATGCGTTACTGATTGGGGACAGTTCAGAGATGGTGATCTATGGACAAGCCCATACGTTAGGCTCTGATGCAAATAAGCTTGCAACCCTCACGTCTGCGGTTCGTTTGGGAGCACCAGATAAGTTTATTGTGACGGATGTGCCCTTTGGACTTATGCAGGCAGAAGATGGAGAGTTCTTTCGTGCCATTAAGGCGTTTATGCAAAGTGGAGCGAATGCGATTAAAATTGAAGGTGTAAGTACCTATGAAGAGAGGTTTGCCAAATTGAACGCAATGGGTGTGCCCGTGATGGGGCACTTGGGTTTAACGCCTCAACATATTCAACAGTTTGGGGGTTTTAAGGTTCAAGGTAAAACTGAAGAGTCGCGTAAAAAAATTGTGGAGCAAGCTATAAAGTTAGAGCGTATAGGAGCTTTTGCGATGGTCCTTGAATGTGTACCTAGCGAGTTGGCACGAGTGATCTCTGCCGAAGTTGCGATTCCGACTATTGGAATCGGTGCAGGTAAAGATGTAGATGGTCAGGTTCTTGTGTTGCAAGACTTACTTGGATTCAATCCAGATTTTAAACCTAAATTTGTACGCCACTATCTGAACGGTTTTCAAATAGTCAGCGAGGCGATCAACTCTTATGTGAATGACGTGAAAGAGGTAAATTTTCCCAGTGAGGTCGAGTCCTATGAGTTGTAG
- the panC gene encoding pantoate--beta-alanine ligase, protein MSCRIISTASEMKLLTQGHKSVDIGFIPTMGALHEGHLTLIKQAQKKDSVIVVSIFVNPTQFNNPKDFAAYPHRVAEDIKKLELLGVDYVFLPSAEEIYPHGYQYKVHEDTDSKGLCGDTRPGHFDGVLTVLIKLFHIVQPTRVYMGLKDYQQWRLVKGMVKDLFMDIDVVGVPTVRTKEGLALSSRNLNLNAEQLAIATQFAQILNQPQKNLESIKKELEALNIKIDYLEERWGRRFAAVFVGDVRLIDNVSLNEDRTESRDGRLHVESAL, encoded by the coding sequence ATGAGTTGTAGAATCATAAGTACAGCTTCAGAGATGAAGCTTCTTACTCAAGGTCACAAGAGCGTAGACATTGGATTTATCCCTACCATGGGAGCCTTGCATGAAGGGCATCTGACTTTGATTAAGCAAGCCCAAAAAAAGGATTCTGTGATTGTGGTCTCGATTTTTGTGAATCCCACACAGTTCAATAACCCCAAAGACTTTGCAGCCTATCCTCATCGTGTTGCAGAAGATATCAAAAAGTTAGAACTTTTGGGTGTGGATTATGTGTTCTTGCCGAGTGCAGAAGAGATTTATCCCCATGGCTATCAATACAAGGTGCATGAAGACACGGACTCTAAAGGATTGTGTGGGGACACTCGGCCAGGACATTTTGATGGTGTGCTTACGGTGTTAATTAAACTCTTTCATATCGTACAACCCACCAGAGTTTATATGGGTTTAAAAGATTATCAGCAGTGGAGGCTTGTCAAAGGCATGGTCAAAGATCTTTTTATGGACATAGATGTTGTGGGTGTACCGACGGTCAGGACCAAAGAGGGTTTGGCGTTGAGTTCTAGAAATTTAAATTTAAATGCAGAGCAATTAGCCATAGCCACTCAGTTTGCGCAAATATTAAATCAACCGCAAAAAAATCTTGAAAGTATCAAGAAGGAACTTGAGGCCTTAAATATTAAAATTGATTACCTTGAAGAACGCTGGGGCAGAAGGTTTGCCGCTGTTTTTGTAGGTGATGTACGTTTGATAGATAATGTCAGTCTGAACGAAGATCGTACAGAGAGTAGAGATGGGAGGCTTCATGTCGAAAGTGCTCTTTAA
- the coaBC gene encoding bifunctional phosphopantothenoylcysteine decarboxylase/phosphopantothenate--cysteine ligase CoaBC translates to MSKVLFKISGSIAAYKACSVISALVQQGHEVQVVATKDVFHFVGESTFEGLTGRSVLSDIHHQGDVMAHIHLNTWADISILCPASANTMAKIANGLADNLVTTLALARVPETPYLLFPAMNPKMWSAPATQDNVKRLQNYGFQIHNGEAGRMACGDVGEGRLLEPDQILQLLKPWLQEDRKTTKRSRVLVTAGGTSEKIDAVRVFTNTSSGRTGAQIAKKLSDAFDVTFVGSASAIKALEALRPACGPAIAVLQYESFADLQLCLKTELGTHSYEAVVHAAAVSDFKPVAITQEGERYPLPLAEKLKTSPSLEVVFEQNPKLIQNLKDWSLNPRVTVFGFKLLQDKTPEHVAENVEKILKSSDYVVLNFIDEVSENQHQYSLYKSMQKGLVAHGSTNIELADHILDLLRGSGETHFLDDVNINAKEL, encoded by the coding sequence ATGTCGAAAGTGCTCTTTAAAATTTCAGGTTCGATTGCCGCATACAAGGCGTGCTCTGTGATTTCTGCATTAGTGCAACAGGGGCATGAAGTTCAAGTTGTAGCCACAAAAGATGTATTTCATTTTGTGGGAGAGTCCACTTTTGAGGGGCTCACGGGGCGTTCTGTGCTTTCAGATATACACCATCAAGGTGATGTGATGGCGCACATTCATCTGAATACGTGGGCAGATATTTCGATACTCTGTCCTGCATCGGCAAACACCATGGCAAAAATTGCTAACGGACTTGCCGACAACCTTGTGACCACGTTGGCTCTGGCTAGAGTTCCCGAAACGCCGTATCTGCTTTTCCCTGCGATGAATCCTAAGATGTGGTCGGCACCCGCAACGCAAGATAATGTTAAACGCTTACAGAACTATGGGTTTCAGATTCATAATGGTGAAGCGGGAAGAATGGCCTGTGGTGATGTTGGTGAAGGACGGTTGTTAGAACCCGATCAAATTCTTCAACTGCTTAAGCCGTGGTTGCAAGAAGATCGCAAAACAACGAAGCGCTCTCGAGTTCTGGTCACGGCAGGTGGAACTTCTGAAAAAATAGATGCGGTGAGGGTGTTTACCAACACTAGCTCTGGGCGCACAGGCGCGCAGATTGCAAAAAAGTTGTCTGACGCCTTTGATGTGACTTTTGTAGGATCGGCTTCGGCCATTAAGGCACTCGAAGCACTTCGACCTGCTTGTGGACCTGCGATCGCGGTTTTACAATACGAATCTTTTGCGGATTTGCAATTGTGTTTGAAAACAGAACTTGGGACCCACTCCTACGAGGCGGTGGTTCATGCTGCAGCGGTAAGTGATTTTAAACCTGTAGCCATTACGCAAGAAGGAGAAAGGTACCCTTTGCCTTTGGCAGAAAAACTTAAAACAAGTCCAAGCTTGGAAGTGGTGTTTGAACAGAATCCTAAGTTGATTCAAAACTTAAAAGACTGGTCTCTAAATCCTAGAGTGACGGTCTTTGGCTTTAAGCTCTTACAAGACAAAACACCTGAGCACGTTGCAGAGAATGTGGAGAAGATTCTTAAGAGTAGTGATTACGTTGTATTGAATTTCATAGATGAAGTGAGCGAGAACCAACATCAGTACAGCCTTTATAAATCTATGCAGAAAGGTTTGGTAGCGCATGGATCGACAAATATTGAGCTTGCGGATCATATTTTAGATCTTCTGCGAGGGTCAGGTGAAACTCATTTTTTAGATGATGTGAATATCAATGCCAAGGAGCTATAA
- a CDS encoding type III pantothenate kinase: MMLCLDVGNTQIYGGVYNQEGEIKHRFRMTTSAVKTSDEIGIFLKAVLEQNGVEDISQIKRVGVCSVVPQQDHSMKNAILKYFKVQPFFLEAGVKTGIKLKSPNPKEVGADRIASAIAGSHNFENKNLVIVDFGTAITVDVINSDKDYLGGVILAGVRLSVEALGLKTAKLPIVQVQKPERTVGRTTVECIQSGIFYGTVGSIKEIVSRIKTEAFAGQDSMVIATGGFAGLFKDEKLFDLEAPDLVLDGLRICYLKNL, translated from the coding sequence ATGATGTTGTGTTTAGATGTGGGGAACACCCAGATTTATGGTGGAGTTTATAATCAAGAGGGTGAAATCAAACATCGTTTTCGAATGACGACGTCCGCAGTGAAAACCTCTGACGAGATTGGCATTTTTTTAAAAGCTGTTTTGGAACAAAATGGTGTAGAGGACATTTCTCAAATCAAACGCGTGGGTGTGTGCTCAGTTGTTCCACAACAAGACCATTCAATGAAAAACGCCATTTTAAAGTACTTCAAGGTGCAGCCTTTTTTCTTAGAGGCAGGTGTAAAGACAGGTATTAAATTAAAATCTCCAAATCCAAAAGAGGTGGGCGCTGATCGCATTGCCAGTGCCATTGCTGGAAGCCATAACTTTGAAAATAAAAATCTGGTCATTGTAGATTTTGGAACAGCAATCACTGTAGATGTGATCAACTCAGATAAAGACTATCTGGGAGGTGTAATACTTGCGGGTGTAAGATTGAGTGTAGAAGCTTTGGGCTTAAAAACGGCGAAGCTGCCCATTGTGCAAGTTCAAAAACCTGAACGCACAGTAGGACGAACCACAGTAGAGTGCATCCAATCAGGAATTTTTTATGGAACTGTAGGATCAATCAAAGAGATTGTAAGTCGAATTAAAACTGAAGCCTTTGCGGGACAAGACAGTATGGTGATTGCAACGGGCGGTTTTGCGGGTTTATTTAAAGACGAAAAGTTATTCGACCTTGAGGCGCCAGATTTAGTCTTAGATGGTTTAAGAATCTGCTACCTTAAAAATCTTTAG
- a CDS encoding hydroxymethylglutaryl-CoA lyase has protein sequence MKRAIKIVEVGPRDGLQNEKRILSPQEKIEFVNKLSQTGLKFIEFGAFVSPKWVPQMSGSDQVAQSLSQTKNKIVYSALVPNLIGLEQALKYDVKDVAIFAAASESFSKRNINCSIEESFVRFEQVMKVAKSKKIKVRGYLSTVFACPFEGVIPTKTVVKLTKKLLNIGCYEVSLGDTIGVATPKQVDALLKALKKADVPFTKIAMHFHDTRGTALANVLKSLEHGIHIFDSSLGGLGGCPYAPGALGNLATEDLVYMLEGMGHKTGLNLELLVHTHKWIQDIVGRPLNSHVGLSGSKIYFK, from the coding sequence AAAAATAGTTGAAGTGGGACCACGAGACGGACTACAAAACGAAAAACGAATCCTCTCGCCCCAAGAAAAGATTGAGTTTGTAAACAAACTTTCGCAGACTGGGTTAAAGTTCATTGAGTTTGGGGCTTTTGTCTCTCCGAAATGGGTTCCACAAATGTCTGGCAGCGATCAAGTGGCCCAAAGTCTTTCTCAAACCAAAAATAAAATCGTTTACTCTGCACTTGTCCCTAACCTTATTGGCTTAGAACAAGCTCTTAAGTATGATGTCAAAGACGTGGCCATTTTTGCAGCGGCTTCTGAGAGTTTTTCCAAGCGTAATATCAATTGCAGTATTGAAGAAAGTTTTGTGCGTTTTGAACAGGTGATGAAAGTCGCCAAGAGTAAAAAGATCAAAGTGCGCGGTTACTTAAGCACAGTATTTGCTTGCCCTTTTGAAGGCGTTATTCCCACTAAAACTGTGGTCAAGCTTACAAAAAAACTACTGAATATTGGCTGCTATGAGGTTTCTCTTGGCGATACCATTGGTGTGGCTACGCCCAAACAGGTCGACGCTTTACTTAAAGCACTTAAAAAAGCAGATGTCCCTTTTACTAAAATTGCTATGCACTTCCATGACACTCGAGGAACCGCACTCGCCAATGTTTTAAAAAGCCTCGAGCACGGCATTCATATTTTTGACTCCAGCCTGGGCGGGCTTGGAGGATGCCCTTACGCACCTGGGGCGCTTGGCAATCTTGCCACCGAAGATCTTGTTTATATGTTAGAGGGCATGGGGCACAAAACAGGCCTTAATCTTGAACTCCTAGTTCACACCCACAAGTGGATTCAAGATATTGTGGGACGTCCTTTGAACTCTCACGTTGGACTTTCTGGTTCCAAAATTTATTTTAAATAA